The Haematobia irritans isolate KBUSLIRL chromosome 1, ASM5000362v1, whole genome shotgun sequence DNA segment aacttgaggatatcccccaccaaatcctcagccacactatttactacatggacggcagaagtgcgcaggcagttgaatatcagagtcgatggagtaataattccgaccacaaattaccccaagattcttggggtcacattcaacagcctttttaggtcatctgcccatgccactgcaatttgtaataagctccgtggtagaaacaaggtcctcaagtcactagccggcagtacttggggtgcggacaaagaaaccttgctaactacttataaggcaattggccggtcagtggtaaactatgcagcgccagtgtggacaccgcagaccagtgatacgcagtggaataacatacaaacctgccagaacgctgctcttagaactgcgactgggtgtctccgcaacacacccctggatcacctttatgtggagacaaagatcatccctgtgcgaagacacaactacatgttgtcaaagcagtatctcctgggttgttatcgcagtaatcatccaaaccaccatcttatggatacacaaccaccacccaggaacgtaagggttgatatacataatctagagcgcgagatccagcgctataaaagagagcctctagatcaagcagcgtaccaggcaggtttgaacaggattcatgaggatactgtagctgaagcggtgagaagctacaaggttaatcctgttcttggagtccgaccaccgcccatagcaccggaggaaagagacctcccacggcagactagggtagttttggctcaattaagatcaggcaagtgcagccgcctcaattcctacttatcggtgattgatagcagcgtagctgacgtttgtccaatttgcaaccaagggccacacgacacgcgtcatcttttctcttgcccagccaaaccaacccgacttaccaccagatcactctggacacaccccatcttagtcgcagagttccttgatctgccaacaagctgatgtaccaagcgtataacatgaaatggatgagatcacaataaactgttacaacaacaactattCTAATAATAGCTAcggcaaaatattttcaatttttttttggtacataCATTTGACGATTGTCATTTAAGTTTTTTGTGACAGCGATGGggataaaatatcaaaaaatgggCCAAAAGATGGGTGCCggtaaaatatatcaaaaatgcGGCTTCTAGACTCCTAAGAATTAAACGAGAGATTGTTTTCCTCGTATACCATACCAtaccaattttttgattgaaatcggatgATCGATATATTTTAGGACTATTTCGGAATATGGGAATTTAACCTGTCTacaaaattgactaaactactcaTGTACAGGTGGCGCTAATGGacgttttttttatcatttttgcgATACCTTAAAAAAGATCGATTTCCTGGTATACTAtaccaattttttgattgaatcagattacaaatatgcttcctaggctAAATCAAATGATCGATCTATTTTAGTATTATTTCGGAATATGGGTCATCTTCGAATTTAACCTGTATACAAAATCGACTAACCTACACATGTACAAGTGGCGCTAATGGACGTTGTTTTTATCATTTTTGCGCTACCTTATAAATGTATATACTTACTTATATGTTACAGTCTCTCGAACTTCAACTTTATCACCACATTTATCGGAAAACGTTTTAGTAATGGGAACTTCAACCCAAATATGTTCTTGGGCAGCTGCAGCTTCTTTGcgaaatttcttaacatcatgCAAATTCATGGTCAATTTACTTTGCATATGATAGTATTGTTGTAATGCTGCATATAAGGGATCATTCTCGTAGCTTTCCAACAAAGAGTCCATAAGAAATTCCATTTCAAATTGTTGTACCATAGACAATTCGGGACAGTAGTAATATTGTTGTAATTGCTCTTGAGAGAAAGCTTGTAGTTTACTAGACGAGAGACGAAAACCAGGTGACCGAATACGCGGAGGATTATAGACCACTTCGGCAACTGTTTCCTCATGCCTTAGCATTTCAAGTTGAGGATATTGAATAACTTGAGAAGCATGTGTATCAATGGGGAATGCAGTTGCCATTGTAGGTGTAGCCACCAATGCTGGTGGGGCCGAAGGCGAAGTGAGAATTTCCTCATCTTTTGCCTCCACTTCTTCTGCTGCTATGATATTGGGAGTATCAGTATAAACCTCTGTATTTGAATCATTATTTTGCTTTTCTCCAGTATCATTCTCCTTTTTATCCTCTTCGATATCTTCCATGAcctcttttttgttttcattttcatttcgtttatagtCCGAAGCAATAAAACATTCTTGAGTCACTATGTTATCTATGTTGGCTGTCGATGTTGCGATCTGAATAATATCTTCTATACTAGATTTTCGAATCTCTGTCTGCGGCTCTTCACAATCCTTTGTTATTGGCCTTTCACTGTCAGAGTCTTCTTCCACTTCTTTTGTATCGAATAAAGGCGTAGGCTCTTCATTTTTtggtttagatttttttgtttttttcttgggCTTTTCCATAGTCGCCATTTCGAcagatttttcttttgttaatattcactatgcaaattttgttttatagaactttGTAATCAGATTTTCAGCTTTTTAAGGAGTTGTTTCTCCTATATACAATAAAGTCGAAATTTAAGTAAAGTAATTCATCACTTTAATTGGTGATTTATTAAAGTTAACTTTTATCACGTATTTATGCACttgttttaatcaaaaaaatccCCGTCTTAAGTCCAAACAATCAACAATGATCTGGGAGAATATTAGACAACATATGTTCCAGTACAGGGATGTTTAAATAGAACAGTGTTGACGTGCCATTTCAAATAGAGTTGCCAAGTTATAAAATTGCAAACCTACTTATTGATTTGCAAATACGAAATTTGTCGTtcatacccaataaacacaaacgtttgagatatgctaaatttcaacaatttttcaaacattttttcaaaggattagggtaatattcaagttgagaaattgttgagaaaatcgcgttctcaacaaaaaacagacattaccctcaacagtgaaattcaacacattagcaataatatctcaagtgttatcctcaaattgaaatggatcgctactcaataatttgtcaaacaattttcgatgcgagtcaaattcaaaattaacatcgttgcaaatacttttcaacctaaatttttatgaatgatatccccacttcaaattgaaagtcaaagccaaaattctatgaattttgtataatttattcttttttatcaaaataaaatatataataattcactacctacataatacactacaataccaattgataaataataatcttattaaacatatcaacaaataaaaaacaaacaacaaaactttaaatatcttaaacattattagtaaacacttttgcattgataattcgatttccttccttttggtgtcataaaacagcattaaaatttattaacatgcgggcaatttgaaattaggaacgtactggaccgcgtgttagaattgatttccagcagaaggaattcacaaaatatccattttaaactgataatagcatatgaattaaactgacgatgtgatgcacattttcatccagaagttgttgatttcaacaatttattgtttttaacaattttaattggttgcacttgtaatgtttctggaaactttttcttgtcgataagctactcatttttcattggtcagcttcttaatgtttgcaagcatgtagcatccaaagattttagttttctgcaaagagatttaaatttagtgacttctctaaagtgttgatttaatttttcatattgacgtaccaattattataaactatttgaagcagttccagttaattgtccaccattttttcatcggtcagctttttaatgttttcaaaaacgtagaatccacaattttagttttctgcaaagagatatacatttagtgacttccttaaagttttatttcatttattattttcacttacctatttttataaactatttggttgtgtctaaaattttccattttttttatttcttgcaattgaccacgaacttcgttgcacaaataagtattgaaaaccacatggttttttcgttgcattttagggtagtgtcttGTCaatgttttctcatattatcttcaacaccttttcaaagatttcgtcaacattttggcaaattggaagtaattcgtaaacaatttgaagatgcattgaagatgagctatttcaagtcaagttgaatttatgttgaaaattatatttaccctcaaactgaaaagttgttgcatttgaaaaacgctcatcctgtgtttattgggtatgtACTATTATTTGGACCACGTTTTTGAGGTTCTATATACAAAACATGCCAATGCAGGTTTGAATCAGAAGAAATCTTTATGAATCAAAACTGCGTTATcatttgttttatatagaatccccaaaaatttgcccaaataaaagTACAATATGAGCGGagcatccctgccagcatttaaaagttccatttcatcctaatCGTAaatgacactacaacaatcgtcAAATGTGATTGGGGGGGCAGCGTATCatgaagtacaaaatgtacatgaaagtatttagtcataactattgttacaagagccattttatattttgtgaaaaacccctgccagcatttcaaagttccatttcatcctcatcgctaccacagactcgtaagtgacactgcaacaatcgccaactgtgatagtattttgccatcactattgttacaagagccattttatattttgtgtaacaccaagcacaactagcttctcataatttatttaaataaaaacgataatgaagtgctgaaaaacttagttatttcgcttaaaattgtgaaaggtatattggtgaacaatttttgactttccaaatggaataaagtgatggtttttcaaatatttttccagacacgctgcctccattgggaataaaaacactggctgataaacgctacaacatgtaatttgcaacttgtaacacaacatcaatcttttattaatgcatacaaatatgttaaatgtgatagttgtataaatgttatatttttgagaatttacaaataatatagtaatttaataaaattaattaacatcTAAAcattcgtgttttacttgaccacaatgattcttttccaactatcttaaaatgcactttctctgattgtttgaagggactGTTATTGGcgcccttctaaatgtatccagaagggcacctaataattgcattcatgcgatacttttttgtagtaatttggcgtggcatgagtgcaattattattaTCAACTATGATGGGGAAATGTGAAAAATATTGAAAGTAATAAATTGATGttttttcaagctcgaggttgaagaaatataaatttattattgtaACAAAAAGGTTGACAAACTACAAATTAGGATTATTTTTCTGGTATCCCACAAAATTCCGGGACTAAAAAAATCCAGAATGTCAGCCCTAttctaaagcaaatatgaaaacAAGGTAGTCATCTTAGTATTTTGTTTAGAGAACGAAATTTGGCAACTCTGCTTAGGTAGAGAAACATATGGTTTGCAACAGCTGATCTTTGTTGTTAAATAGAATCTGCAAAAATCAACCACAAAATAGTACAACGTCTAGGAAACGCTGAACATTTGTTTTCATCATTACAAGAAATCGCCCACAAtaggaaaataaagaacaaTGAAGGTTTTTAACTTGTACATATTTGATAAATTTGGAACACTTATGTATTATGCCGAATGGAACCGTACCAAAAAGTCTGGTTTAACACAAGAAGAGGTATGTCCAGAGATACATTGAACTATTTTCCCATAATGACACTATATACATCTTTAAAGGAAGCGAAACTCACATACGGTatgttatcttcaataaaatcctTTGTGAGCAAACTATCACCGCATGATCCCCGAGAAGGTTTTCTTTATTACAAAACTAGCAAATATGCTTTGCATTATTTGGAAACACCCTCTGGTTTAAAGTGAGTAATTCTAATGTATAGAAAAACTAGAATAAATGACATCCATTTCTTTCGTTTCAGATTTGTTTTGAATACCGACACAAATGCAACAAATGTCAAGGAATTGCTGCAACaaatctatagtaaaatttgggtGGAATATGTGGTTCGAGATCCATTGTGGACACCTGGTACTCCGGTGACATCGGagctatttcaaataaaattagatGAATTTATAAAACAGTCACCAATTTTTGGTctaagaaatatttaaaataataaggtTTGGTAGACAAAATAAAACCGAGATTTatcaattgtctatacaaactcACATTCAGGGAATTGCTTTAAAAATCAACTAACAATAAACAAGAACGCCGATATGCTGGACCAAATGATCAAAGGTCATGTAGAATAACATTCCAAATGGATGTaaagaaagtgaaaaatccgATTTCTAAAGGCACTGGAAGTAAAAAAAGGGGTAACAAGAATATATTAACAGATGACATCTATTATATTTTGGAAAACCACATTTAAATACCAGATGATCCCTATTAACTCATTTACTAATTAGTACAGGATGTCATAAATCTATTGAACTATTGATTTGATGGCGGAAACAGATTCTCATATCTCCCATAGCTTATTAAATGCAACGAAGGGCTAACCATTTTAGTATACATACTAGAACACAAAGGAAATCAGATCGAAAATGTAGAGCCGAAATTtcagacttaaaaaaaaaaaaaaaaaacagaataatGAAAAACAAATGTAATGAATGTccaatttcaatgatttttctaGATGCTGGATGCTACATGGGAATATTCAGGGTTCGCTGAGCACCCGTATCATTGCAAGAACGCAAAATCTCAGGTAATGTCGAACAGGCGAATCCCTTTCAGACCTGGCTGGCATGCAGCCTTATCGTGAGACTCTCTTTTGTAacactggatctcgcgctctaggtgAAGATTAACCTTTACATCCCTGGGTTGTGGTTGTCTATTCAAAAGTTAGTGATGTAGATGGTTATTGCCACAACAAACCTGGATATACCTATTTGAGAACATGTAATTGTGCAATTGTGTATATGCTCGGGGATAGTCTTGGTCTCCATATGAATATGATCCAGAAGTGTACTGCGGCGACCCTCTGTCACAGTTCTAAGCGCACTGTCCCgataggtctgtatgttattccactgtgtATCACTTGTCTACACTGTCGTCGGCCAATTGTCTTCTAGGTAACAATCAAGATTATCTTGATCTCCACATGAagatgatccaggggtgtactgcagAGACCCCCTGTCACAGTTCTAAGCGCACTGTTCTGACagatctgtatgttattccactgtgtGTCACTTGTCTACACTGTCGACGGCCAATTGTCTTTTAGGTAACTAATAAGATTTCTTTGTCCAAACCCTGCCATGAATGTGCAGGGGTCCGGTGAAAAGTATTTAGGAGTAGTTTCACTCTGCAAGGCCTTGACTTTCTATCACACATAATTAAGATTACAAAGTTTGATTCTTGCCGGAAGGAACGTGTTCTGGCATGTCTGACCGTCTCGAATGCATTCGACAGGTCAAGAGCCTGGCGCGGCTTCGTCTgcttttgtcctaaatttatcAATACTGTAATGGCATGCAAAGCCGTTGTTGTGCTATGTACTCTCCGGAATCCATGTTGGCGTTTGACTGCTAGaaaattctccaaaaggctagagagaaatagagcttCAAGTATTTTggatactggcgagagaagggaaatCGGTCTCTACGATTCACATTTTTTTGATAActcatcatcccttgtagcggggcTCGAGAGGGCTCTTACTGTTTACTATGACTTACCAGGGCTTGTGGCTAGTTTATAGTGCTTCAGGTGCTGGAAGTACTCCGTTTttagatcctttgcattgctttacaagttgtgccttggaagttcatttggttgaagaaattaaaaaaaaaaataaaaacaaaatttttttcctatttcactttttatttttatcagaattttttgttacacttttattttcttattatctaatttttacaaattgaaaaacttcttcgtttccaccgggggttgaacctgagtctgttggcaccataacagaacgccttagcatatttagccacaaacgccattcaaCACGGTGCATCAAAACgtttattgaaatgtttatgatatgaacctaatatgatacCATGGCACCATTATTAAGAATGAAAAATAAAGAACTCTAATTCAAATCTGAACAgcggaaattttttattaaatatttttctaaaaaatatatttttttatgttatacatcgtttttattctgttttttttttctttcggcATATActtattttccattaaaaaataaataaataacaagtatatacggcagtaagttcggccaggccgaatcttatgtaccctccaccatggattgcagtgctgccgctactacttcaatcgaagtattttgcttcattttcacaaaatttacttcgtcactccttcttccaaaaatctgcttcactttttgttctgcttcaaatttttaaatttttccccatattacctaattgtttttcctattcctttaattacgatgaacatatcggttttaatcattgaattattaaccgatgtggaccaatttttgcctagttgttagagaccacatacttacaccatgtaccaaatttcagccggatcggatgaaatttggttctcttagaggctccgcaagccaaatcgggggatcagtttatatgggggctacatataattatggaccgatgtggaccaatttttgcatggttattagaggccatatactaacaccatgtaccaaatttcggcctgatcggatgaaatttgtttctcctagaggatcagcaagccaaatttgggggtccgtttatatgggggctatacgtaaaagtggaccgatatggcccatttgcaataccatccgacctacatcaataacaactacttgtgccaagtttcaagtcgatagcttctttcgttcggaagttagcgtgatttcagcagacggacatgctcagat contains these protein-coding regions:
- the Bet5 gene encoding blocked early in transport 5, which translates into the protein MKVFNLYIFDKFGTLMYYAEWNRTKKSGLTQEEEAKLTYGMLSSIKSFVSKLSPHDPREGFLYYKTSKYALHYLETPSGLKFVLNTDTNATNVKELLQQIYSKIWVEYVVRDPLWTPGTPVTSELFQIKLDEFIKQSPIFGLRNI